Genomic DNA from Pempheris klunzingeri isolate RE-2024b chromosome 22, fPemKlu1.hap1, whole genome shotgun sequence:
TAAACTGACCTTTGTGCAGGGTCCATCAAAGGATTTTTCTCAGCCACATTCAGAGAAAATGACTCACTATGAGCACTCTGCCTTATTACGATGACGAGGTTCTGTCCCACTGCCTGCTGAGTTCATCATCCATTCAGGTGGATTTTGAAGGAAAAGAACCACAGTGAATTCCTGCCCTTTGACCTCCTGTGAGCCTTCTTGACACCCCTCTGTGGAAATTACAGCCCTCCATGTTTCACCTCTTTATCCATTTGAATTAATCACAAAAAAAGCTATTCACTTCTTCCTTTATGAAGGACTACGTATTAATGGAATTACCGCACATTTGCTGTGACCTTTAGACTTCCTCTGACCTTCAGCCTTTAAGATGGATGCAGCCCTGCAGGAGACATATAACGATCTTAAGTTGTAAGCAAATGGCCCTCTCTTTGAATATATAAGACGGCTGAGAGCCTGGCCACAGCAGTCGTCAGGTGAGAGAAGATCAGTCAAAGACTGTAGAACTAAACATTGCTGGTACCATGATCTCGGTCTACTCTTTCCTGTATACTCTAGTGCTGTTCTCTGAGCTGAGCAGCCACTTGGTCACCATAGCCATACCTGCGACTAAGGTAGAAGACGGCGTAGCAGAGCAAGATGGCCTGGGTTTGCTACTGGCCGACGAGCCTATGACTGAGCCCGCTGTGGTTTCCCCTGTGCACAGGCAAAGCTTTGTGATGGACAACAACGTGAGGGATGAAGATGAAAGCCCTAAAATCATCATCGTCTCAGTAAGTGTCACATCGCAACTGCTTTTTCAAAGACGGAAGCTGGTTGTTAGGTCACTAATAGCTTCATTCATGgttaatgaataatttactgATGCTTTATAGTTCAGTTTATTTAATGGCTTATACCTTCTCCTTTATATACCTTAGCATTAGTTATATGAACCCTTTATAAAGAGTTATTAGAAAGTGGTGCTGTTCACCCAGAtgtcaaaaaaacatttacttacAAAACTCTGGCTGTATCTCACCATGCAGATTGCTCTCGTTTTGATTACCATGTCTTAGATTTCTGCTTCCACCTCAATTCACTGGAAGTAAATGTTCATTGATGGTAGTCAAAACGAAAAATTGCACATAAAAAAATTCAACAGCAGAGTGTTTTTGTGGAAACGATGTCCttttactttggtttttgtTAAATCTAACTTTTGAATGATAAGCCTGATAATAAATCAACAAGCTCAACCCTCAGCTCAACAAAAATCAGTAGCTGGagttaatttattcattcatgcacaacattttgacctgatgccAACTGGCAACAATGTTACAGTCAATTACAGATGAATAGCAGCAGTGCAGCCAATAGGAGGTTCCAGATTCTAGAAACAATAACCATTAAAAGGAGCTTCCATGAACAGAGCTATTGATATCACAGAACAGTCTAATCTTCAATCATGCCAGAAGTCAGTAAAAGGTAAAAGGTTCAGGAGCAGGTCAGGGTTCAGAGCCTGTAGGGGCCGCTTTGTGGAAACAATTACCGAATGAATAGATAATAAGTGCCAGCTCGTGATATTTGCTCTGGAGGATTCAGCACCTCTAACACATATCAGGGTTGAGCATGTTGAGTCAAGGCCAAAACATTgaaaaattagattaaaaaaattcaatagCATGTTTTTCCAAACCCAATGTGCCTGTTACACTGTATGATAATATACAACATAAAAAACTGTGAATAGTTTTCAGTTTAACTATTTTCTATCAAAGAAATAGCCTCTAGGAAAACTTTTGGCAGCATCATTTGTGTATTGCCCACAGTACCCAGGACACTCATTATTGGATGGAGAGGTTTTGGTTGTTTGggtgaaccaaccctttaaagaATCTGGCTCACCAACAAGTTAATCCAATTCAAATTTACCAGCCACTGGGATTATTCTTAGTTGATTTATTCTCAATAAATGTATCTGGCTAGTCTGTTTGCAGTCATTGATCTCTGCCAATGATGGTCATGCGTCATAACTATTCATTGTATGAGAATTCTCTCTATAAACAACCACAGCTCTCCGTagttcaacaacaacaaagagcGCATTATCTCCATCCCGTGTCTGAACATTTGAACCCTCTCAACTGGTCACCGTCCTCGTGTCTACTGTTAAGTCAATATTTCATACACATCTATGAAAATCTTTTACGGCAGCGTTGGAAAAAACGGGAAATACTATTAGCTGAGAAGGTCAAATGATCACAAGCCTATAAAGATTTATTGGAATCACAGTGGGAAGAATGATGATATATCTGTGCTCCCTCAAACGTTTGGCTGCAATGTGTAAAGAGTTTATCTGGCGGCTGCGTCTCCTGTGTGTCATGAACATGGTGGTTATCTCTGCGGTAATGGGGAACAGGCAGCCATGATGGAGAGAACAAAGCCATCTGGGTGAACCAGAGCAGTGGAAGAAAATGGGCCACTGTGATATAGTAAAAATGGGGAAACACATTTATTCCATTTGGGGTTCCTGTGGCTTGGATCAGCTGGTAAAGACAGATCCAACACCTGTGCTGCAAGTGAAAACGATCATCTTTGAAAGCTGCTGCAAAATTACTACGACTTGACGATCCAGAGTTCAGATCCTGCTGTGCGGAAATGTGTGTGGTCTTATGGTGTCACATGTAATCACTGATCAATACTGCGTTTCAGGACATGAGGCTGAAAGGACACAGTATCCGCGGGTTCAAGCCAGCGTTCACCCGGAGCCTTCCTCCGCTTGTAGACCAAAGCTTGAGCCGCATTCCCACTGAACGCAGTTTTAAAATTGATCGCAGAAACACCGACCTTGACGGCAAGTATCTGCAAACCCATTGTCTGTAGAGGTTGATTCTGACATACAAGACAGCTTCAAATGTGTTGATGCTTATATTCACTAATGCAAGTATTCTTTTCCTCTCTATCCAGTGCTGCGGTGTATGATAGGAAGAGTGTACCGACCCTGCTGGGAAGCATAAGTGCTTCCCTCGTGCTGTTGCCCTCCCTTCTATGTGCTGTATAAAATGTGTTACACTGAAATGCATTTCCCTTGTagaaaatggacaaaaacaaaaatataaaacaaaataaaagtttatttaaaCGAAAAAGTCTGCGTCATATTTACAGAGTTGTGGAATTTTACAGATTTAAAAGATGAACTATACAACTAGCgattaaatacatttcaagCACAAAATAAGGCTCGTCTTGATGAAAATGTCCTGACCGAATCCAAACTGGATTCAGTCACACTGAAACATCCACATCTTCCACTCTGCTAAACTGCTTTCTGTGGAAACAATAAATGCTTCAGAAAATGAATAAGCTATAATTTCGATGAGCGATTCTCAGTTTGTAAtttctgtgatttttaattGACCTTGTttcaacattttatagactaaatgattgaataaacagtttgacatttgggaaatacgcttattcACCATCTTGCTGAGAGGTCAATGAGATGATTGACAATTCTCATGATTGTATGTTACATATGAAGCTCTAGTTACCAGGctattagcttagcataaagattgggAAGAAATCAAGAGAAATCGTTATCATGGCTGTGGTAATAAAGGTAATAAAGGTATAAATAGCTTTATATTTAGCATAGCTCTAAATCTGAATGCTAGTTTTTAGGAAGTAAACAAAAGCGATTCCTTCAATCAAGTCcttgaaataactgaaaacagtgaaaatatgaATCAGTTGCAGCCTTAATTTCAACACGACACTCGTCAGTGACGGGAAATGACTGATCAACACTCAGCTGCTTTGTGTGAACGTGATTTCGCAGGAAGTCCATCCCCTGTGCCATCATGCGACAGTACAGTCCTTACAGTCTGAAGAAGCCGGTCAGCTTCCCCTGTCCAGCTATCAGCTTCTTCTTACTCGAGGCCTTGCTGACATTCTTGCCTGGCATTTTGACTGCAGCACTTGTGGGCTGTTTCTTCTGTGGAGGCTCATTCTCTGACCCTCCATGTTGATCAGAAGTCACCTGCTTCCTCTTGTTGCCCTTGTTCTGCATCTGAATGCCAGTTTTCTTCCTATAGGTCGGACATGCGCTTCTGTTTTGGGCATTTCCACTTCTAGGCTCAAGAGCAGCCCCCCGCTGCACACTGCTCTGCTCCTTATTTGGACATTCAGAGGTAGGCTTGGCTGCATagactgggggaaaaaaagtaaagacaaCTGTGATAACCTGgtagaaaaaaagggaaaaacggTGTGACGGAATTGCTGACGTTAGCAgttgttgcagactgtgtgtttatTCTATGAAGCTGAAATTTAACATTTGTCTTGTAACCTGATGGAGCCGAGCCTGAATTCCCACGAAACAAAAGGCAGAAGGGGAAATGGGCAAAAagtctgtgtgagtgtatgtgtgcttttCGGTTTTTACTACAGATGTGGGTGTGAGGGAGTTTTATAGAATGGGGATTCATTTAATGGCTGATGGTAAGTACCAATCCCAGGGCTGGGGCCGGGAAGGGTTCAAGGCTGGAGCTGAGAGGGTGTGCCTGGGCCTCAGTCCAGCTGTTTGGCgtcagaggaaacagaaatcTATCCCGGCACAAAGAGAACGCTGCACCGCTTGTGTTGACGTTTTGAGCTTTTCTCCGCATGCAGTGAAGCACACTACAAGTGGGATTTGCAGACATTAAAGGTTGAATCTGTACCTTTGGTTGTGTCCTCCACATCAGAGCTGCACTCCTCTTCCACAATTGGCATAGTTTTGGGTTTGGGTGCTGGGTGCAAACAGGTAGGGACCTGGCTGGTGCTGGGGAACTCCAGCACACGGTTGAGTGGCATTTCTTCATCTTTGTATGTGCACGCAAACTGGGATCGAattgctctctctctggcctggaaaaacagagaaaaaaaaaaaaacttgaaccCAGCTGATACAGTGATGATACAGTGAGATGGCTGATGTATCAATGACTCAAGGCAGGTGGCCTTGGTTTCTGGCTTTCAAAAACTCAATCTGGATTTTACTTTAGTGtttggaaaggaaaaaaaaaaaactcactgacCCTCAGATTTTAAGAAAAGCTCTCCCACTCCTGCACATTTTCAACTGCTCAACAAGAGAGTAAGGACcgcagccatgctagctgctctGTGATGCTGCACTTGGGCACGGGAGCGCTTTGAGTTAAAAGCTAACCCTAGCATGGCCTGTTTAACAGGTAGGTGGTCACCATAGTCACCATCTTAATTTAGTGTgctagcatgttaacatttactACAACAGTAGGATACCTCTAAACACAACCGAGGCTGATGGGGATGTTATTCgttttgcaggtttttggtCACAAGCTAAAATCTTTGACTAATTCAAAACTTGGCCTGATGGTGTCACTACATGAAAAGTGAGGGGATCACAAAAgtcatcaggattcatcctcttggAAACATGACCATCTGTGCCAAAGTGCATGGCATTGGAGTTGATAGTTATCAAGACGTTTCCCTTCAAAAAGTCAATGGTGTGGTTGTTGATCTGTATCAATGAAGGCTGGTGGCCATGATCCCAGGCtttcaaaacatattttctggtttgttcttttaaaacactaaaacctaAGTGGTCctaagaagagaggagggagcacaaaacaacaacaaaaaagaaagagcaagaaattattaatttataacaCTTTAAACCAATCTCTACGGCAATAATCATTTAACCTGTAtatgtggttgtgtttttttgaccAAATGTTTTTCTTACGAAGAACAAATAGTTTTCTTCAATCTTCTCACAATTACATGTCTAGGACAGTAGTGCAGCACCTCATTAGACAACATAGCTAGTTATAACAAAGTGAATGATACTGAAGACTACAATCCTGACCCTGGGGCATACAGATCCGCAGTTTTTCATCCACTGTTTGATCTACGCCTGCTTGGGATTATCACAATCCAAGGATTTCACCCTTCAGACCCGTGGGCCACAGTAGGGAGGAGAAATC
This window encodes:
- the pmch gene encoding pro-MCH, producing the protein MISVYSFLYTLVLFSELSSHLVTIAIPATKVEDGVAEQDGLGLLLADEPMTEPAVVSPVHRQSFVMDNNVRDEDESPKIIIVSDMRLKGHSIRGFKPAFTRSLPPLVDQSLSRIPTERSFKIDRRNTDLDVLRCMIGRVYRPCWEA